In Candida orthopsilosis Co 90-125, chromosome 4 draft sequence, the genomic stretch GATGCGATAGACATCGTTGACGTTGGTAACCCATGTGGGCAGTAATACCACACGTGTTCTTTCGTATAAGATATTGGGAAGATTATATAAACTCAATCTGTTTCCTTGGGTTTAGAATTAAATGAATAtccaatcaacaactacaacaactacaacaactacTCAATACGaataaaataaacaaacaatgaaattcAATACTGCTATTACCATTGCCGCTTTTGCCGCTTCAACACAAGCTGCCGCAATCCCCTCCAATGCTGACGCTTTAGTTTTGGCTAGAGACTCTGACAAGAAAGTCTTTGAAATTCCATTGGACGCTATCTTTGAAGCTGAAGCTGGTTTGGTTAATGGCACATTTTCAACCAGCGCTTCAGGATATGctcaattcttgaatgttTTGGGAATCAATGCTACCTATGCTTCCAAGTTAGGTTTTTATGAAGGTGAGTCTACCAATgatgttttcaaaacatttgccaaattgattgGAGCTCAAATCTTGGGTGGACCATTGGAAAAGAGAGACTTGTCATCAATTATTCAATCAGCTGCTATTCCCCTCCAAGCTTTGAACCAAGCTATCTCTGATCTCTTGAGTGGAAAGATTGGCAGCTCTGCAGAagattttgccaaattgttgaagatcTTAGGTATTGATGCAGCTACCGCTGCCGAGTATGGATTAAAACAAGGAGAGACTGTGTTGCAGTACATTGAgcaaattggcaaaatcaTTGCCGCGGAAGTTGCTGCTGGTCTTGGAAAGCTCGCTTAGTGGATTTTAAAACCACCCATTATTTCACTTTGCAATACCGCCGGTTGttggtttttttttctaatATACTTCTTAAGCAAGTGAACCGTTTTCGTTTCTAGTTCTTCAAATAAATATTTAAAATCCAATTTTATTACTCTATCACGTTAGCAAGGAGTTCAGTAATATACACTTAATTACCTGTAATAGGCTCCTATTAGAGTTAACAGTCTGAAAGCATTTAATCTTGAATGGATATTAATGGATGTATTAACTAGTTTAAATTTTTATAGAGAACTATAACGTATGTAAGCAAATTCGACTACACACTTCATTatgcagcagcagcagcagcagcaccaACTGCACCAAAGATAGCGGTAAGGTCCGTTGaaacaattccaacaatgtCAGCAATATCTTGAGCTGATTTTCCAAGAGCAATGATCAACTCAACAACTTCAGCGGGAATAGAattatcaccaacaattAAAGGAGAAATAGTTTGAACATCTTGAAGGATAGTTTCAACGTCGCTTCTTATAGTAGAGAGATCAGTGAAAATAGGTGAGATTGAATGAGCGGCAACAGTAACCGTAGCAGTTGGAACTGATTCAGCTGTGGTTGGAGTTGGAGCAGCAGTTGCAAAAGCAAGAACGCTGGCAATGGTAGCGATTGTGGTGAATTTCATTGAAGtgatgttgcaaaatatgCTGTTCAGAAAGGTTTCGTTAGTCATTTGGCTCACGAAAAAATCAAGCCATATTTATATATTACTGAAGTTACTTTGCGATATGAACATTTACGTTCGGTATCACTCTTTAACATTTTAGACTTCATTTTGTGTTTTACATGAGCGGCGTTAACgaacaataaaaacaatCCAGTCGAAATTCAACACAGTCATCTTTGTAATAGAAAGTTCCTATTATTATAGTCGTGGTAAAAAATACCGCCCGTAATATTTTTCTATATCtttcaataacaatagGTATTGTTCTGTGGATCCTTTCGCCTTTGCTATTCTGGAACAATAgattatttcttttcaattgccGACAACGTCcgatgaattgaatgaaagCTATTGTTTTGAACACCACAGTAATTTTGCTAAGCCTTTGTTCTAACAATTTACCCGACTTCTAGCCGTTTCCCACCTTATTCCGCACATGGAGAGCCATAAAATGGaagtttcttttgtatAGTAAAATGACAGGAAAACCCTTAGAAGAGCCCAACGTCAGTTTTTTGCATTAGAGGCTTCTCATATTAATATTTTATTAATCGATTCTGTTAGCTGTGGCCTCTAGAATATTGGGTGAATTGTAAATTATTTCTTTGCACAATAGCAAAGTATTTGCGATGGCAGAACCGAGGTTTCAGTTTTGCCGGGGGTACAAAACGAATTTTGTGCTCCAACGTCTAAAAAGGAAACGTTTCATAACCGCAAAACGTTGTCCAAACTAACACAATACAATTTTTCCGTTAATATCgataatgaaaatttattcaaattgcCGCTATTCTACTGTTCAGTGGAGTCTTATCAAAGAAAGTACAATGGAACATCTATTAAATTATCTGCAGCTTCGGTTGTTACCGAATGGCTTTTAAATTGTCATTTTACAGAGAAATCACCAATGTCAGACTTGGTTTTGATGTAAAACGAATTCACTTTCAATGCTGGACCAAAGCTGCAGTCTAAAATTGCTCTAGCCTACACAACGAGAAGAATATACTCAAAAGACAGCAAATCTACAGCAAAAGTTTCTCAATCTTAAATTAGTGTGTATTGATATAGCTATAAATGGTCCTCACGAACTATAATTTACTAGAGTACAGTTCAAAATAGCATAAAACAGTTATTGATGGACACCAAATGTGCTGTTAAGGTTTCTTGAGACATCATGAACCAAAGTTCCAACATCTTTGGaggtttttgaaatatcaacaactaaGTCTCTAATTTCAGCAGGAATAGATGAGTCTCCAATAACCAAAGGATAAATAGTCTCGGCATTTTGAATAAGGTCTCTGACATCATTTACTAAGGAAGCGACTTGACCAAAGACAGGTATAATTGACAGAGGATCGACAGTAACTGGGGCATCTCGAACGGCGATGTCGTTTCCTGAATCAGCCGTGGCATAAGCTAAAATAGTAGTGAAGGTGGCAACTGAGATAAATTTcatggtggtggtggaatGACTTGATGTTGGTGAGTCTTAGTTTCGAGAATCGAGTGAAATGTTTACTACTACTTATATACTCTAACCACTTTGTTACTTCTTTAACATTGTTTATGTTCTATTTGCTCGAGTGCTGCCTTGAAGGTGCGGATTTAACTGTAGTACAAAGACAACAAACAACTTCCAACTCGTCAGCATCACTTAAACAATAACTATATTTTGAGTGACATTTTcagtatttgaaattgcaCTATTGTGTTTTTGTATTATCCGACATCCTCAGTATGATAACTAATTCTTTGTTGCAACTGTTTCATTGTCATGGATTAAATGTTTGCACGTGTACTTATAAAATTCTTTCCgcaatcttttgaaatgtcTCTACTATCgtattgaaaatatcacaAACACCGAAAATAAATGGAAATAGTTATATCTTGAATGTTTGATTTATAAGATAATATACGTGGCTGCCGTTAGGCACAAAACACTCGAATAAAACATAGGTTATAAACATAGGTTATAAACATTTGGCATTGTTTGAATCGTTATCTGGGTTTaattgttttccaaatatttgCTCAAAACGccttgaaaaaattgaaatgcCACATGGAAGATGATCAATGATATCGAATTGCTAGATCGCTTCCCAAATATCTGGTCATGACAATCGCTTGTGGAAATCAACCAGCAGACGTAGAATTTATAATCACTTGCTCTAAAGCTTTACGACAACACAAAATATACATACTTCCCTGAACAGTAATGAATTTCCCGCCAAGCTTTCTATGGAGATGGGAAATACGGGGAGACACTATTACACAGgttaatttgttgaagtaaTGACGGAAATGCCAAAACAGATTTGTTTTTCTGAAATTTCAGGTTTGTGTCACTAAGCGGAAAATTCCATGTGCCAACAGTTTTAAGAAATAGTTAATTTAACCGCTCTGCATCTCTCTATGATGTCGCTCTGCATTTACCCGTTTAATGTTTGCCACAACTAGAGGTTCTGCGATTTAGGACAAACTAGTGGTTTACTGAAAAGACAAGCAATAGTATTGTTACTTTTTTCAGATAAATTGTGGTTGCGTGGAGGAAATCTCCCAATTCCAAAGTGAATCAGTTAGTGGCACAAAAAAATGGTTTTGCAATGACTACTAAGGATTAAAGTTACAAAAGACGCTGAGAGAGTTTATGTGCTTCCTTCTTTCTCACCATCTAGTTCACACTGGAGTGAAGTCGTTGAATGAGTCACACAGTTACGACATTACTCTTTTCCAAACGCTGCAATGCTACTTGGGTCTTTTGTTTAGGTCTGCTACTGaaattacaacaaaaatCCAGATTTCCACAGATTACCAGAGTTCACTTCGCCTTCACTTCCCTTTGTGATATGTTATAAACGCATCATACTAATATGATGTCTACATTAATAATTACAGGAGGTTTATATCAGGGTGAATTCATAAAAGCTATACATCTCGACAATCAGTCGCCTGTCGTCTGCAAGTTGAGCATTAGCCTAGGACACCTCTAATTGTTGGTACCAAAGATACCACTAAGGTCAGATGAAATGTCACCAACCAAACTTTCAACATCTTTAACGGACTTGGAAATAGATGAAATTAATTCCCGAAGGTCTTGTGGGTAAGAAGCATTACCAGAAACCAATGGGATAACAGTTTGAACATCTTGAATGATGGCTTGGACATCCTTTTCTAATTCTTGAAACTCTTGGAAGATTGGAACTGATGATTGTCTTGAAACAGTAACGTCACCGGTTGGGGCAGCTGGAGCAGCATTAGCGACAGCAACAATGGAAGCAATAGTAGCAGCAATAGTAGtgaatttcatttttgattttgataaaacttggttgattttgataaaacttggttgatttgttaATTAAAACttgccaattttgaaagaatatTTGGGTGAATTGGTTGGATATTTATATTCTTTGGTTAAGTGCTGTGCTTCCTATTACAGTTCTCCCTCTTCTTACacattctttttgaaacagTTTCGTAGCCGCGGCATAAAAGCTATTCCCTTGTATCATTGAACCCAATTGTGGTGTTACATATGCCCACGACTTtatcaataaacaatggacttgtttcttttgtttgattaaCAACACGAGCTGTAAAATCCGtctcaaaacaaagaaattaaTGGAGCCAcgttttcaacaatagcATTTGGGTTCACTCATATTTTGTTAAGAGTACAATAAGGTGGAAGCCCACCGAATTTAGCCATGAGGATCAACTCATTCTTTATTGCTATTGAATATCTACCAATCCACCACACTTTTTGAAGTTATTATCCTTTAACCGATACCCGGTATGTGTTAACCAAAATGTACTTGGGATGTattaaaataaaattgacTCTTCAACACGTGGAGTAAAATACAATAATGATCCCCATTATTGTTTTTAAGGCGTGGTTTGTATCTGTTTAGAAATGACACATCCGTGTGTTGCCGTCTTATTTGTCTTTGCACTGGAAGGGTCTGTCATCCAAGCTATTTATAGATGGCTAATCAGGATTGCAAGAGGTAAGTTCACATGTAACTCACCTTTTGTTCAAAGGTTATAGCTCATTGGCCAGGTTATTCCGTCGgagtttcaattcaatgtTCTTCATGAAACACGAGCTCAATAGTTTCCTTTATCCAGAGCAATTATTACGCAgatttattgtttgaaacGGTTTTCATTGTTCGTAGTAATTATCACGttgttttcattgtttttctttaaaCTGCATTGTTAATTGTTTATGGTGCgtcaaaattgatcattaTTGGAACCAATAACTGAGGCAGGTTCATTTCCGTCTTCGAAGTTTCTGTTTCAGAAAGAGCAGATGCACAATTTTTAAGTGTAACATATCCCAGATTAGGCTCTGGCAGTTATAGGGGTTTTTTGAGATTTTAGGGAGTTAGGATCGTTAAGACATAGTTTTTAGATACAAATAACCAACGAGAAACAGAAAAATTTCCACGTGCTTGATACTCATCGATTCTCTTTGGACAagttttcttctttgtctacagttttttttttagAAGGTTGAACACCGGTATGTAAGGAATTGTTTACACTGTTCTAGGACGGACTTTTTGTGTCCCATTTTGCcacattttttttgttttccgTTTAACGGTTTTCGCAACAATAGAGTTACCGCTTTCCTGTGAGGaattaattttttgacATGTTTTTATTTGTTAAATGTCCACGGGGGAAAACTTGTCTATATTGTGGTTCAACTAAATATTTATTGGATTATACGCCATTTCTCATGAACGCCACCACTTTTGCGAGGGCTTGAATATGCCACTGAAAAACTGTGTGCTCTTCACTTTGTGAACAACACTGTTTCGACACTGTGGCTCACAATCTTCTCATCGATTCGGAGAACTGAAATTTCTCGACTCTACGGTTTTAGTGGATAATGTGAAAATGTTATTTCTCAACATCACTTCTCCGTCATTTCTTAGAGCTTTAATTTGAGGAGTTGTGTATAATGAATTTTACAAATAAATTATCATTTCAAAACCCTTGAGAGGCTagtatttcaatttatctaTAGGCTCCATCGCTTGTGTTAAAACGAAACATTCTCCTATCTTGGTTCTGTTGAGAATAATCAAAAGTATGGCCTGTGAGCCATGAAGTAATTGCTGAAAGTCAGCCTCCGACGAACTTTCTCATCTAGTCTCTGTCATGACACATGCCATGGTGccttttgcaattgcacTGTATCTCAGTTATCTCAATGTCGTGTATACAAATTTACAGACACTGAAATTTGTCATTACACAAATCCAATCACTCTTCAATTTTCGACTTCACTAAAAAAATCTCATGACATGATAAACAACGACAAGATTCAGCTATGGCCAGTGGAGCACCAGGTACGTCATCGAAAATAAACCTTTTGACCTGCACATTTTACTAACAAGTGCTTGTTTTCTTAGGAGGAAATTTCAGAACATGGACACCAACACCACCCGAGAGAGGTTCGTTTCCTCTTGATCACGATGGGGAATGTAAGGaacaaatgatgaagtatCTCAAGTGCATGAAATTCACAGAGAACAAGAATGCTCCAAACTGTCGGATATTAGCAAAAGACTATTTAAAGTGCAGGATGGACAACCAGTTGATGGATAAAAGTGATTGGGATTCGCTAGGGTTAATAAATCTACCAGGAGATAAAGAAAATCATAGCAAGACAAATCCGGCAGGGGAGGAGAAAACAAAACCGAGGAACTGAAAGTGTTTTCAATGTAAATAGAGGCTGTACCATACTTTTATATAATCCAATTGGCTGAACAatataaaattttattattaCATCTACATATCTATTCCCAAAGTTGAATAATTCATTTTTTATTGTCTTCCTTGCCCTTTTGGTCCTCTTTGACGTTAACTTCCGATTTCTTCGCAGCGTTCAAAAATCTATCAATAGCATTGGGTTGTCTATTTTCACCACTCGATTCAGCAGCAGAACCGCCCTTAAATCCGGGTGTTGGTTGTTGAGGCTGGGTGTATTGAGGTGTAAAGGCAGATGATGAGGCTGAATAAGGAGGTTGCTGGTAGTAAGCACCTGGTGCGAATCCATAAGGAGCAGGAGGGATTGGTTGGCCGTATTGAGAACCATTTTGAGCACTTGCAGCGTAATGTCCCCCATTGACTGGATGATTACCTTCACTCATAACATTTGAGAAGATCTGACTGTAAATCTGTTTTGCAGCTTGTGGATTGtgcatttgattttgttcatcTTGTGATTCTTCGGCAATCTTTGTTGCTTTAGAGCTATCGTTTGACTCATCTGACTGTTTCTTCCTCAACAAAGATAACAACTCATTAGATCCCTTGGATTTAGGTTCCACCTTTTCATTAGCTTGTGCTGATGCACTTAGTGGGTTTGAAGCTTTATTCTTCTCGTCTGATGGTGCCCGCGGTTGAGGCTTGGACAACTTCTTGGCTTGAGCTGCCTTGATACGAGCAACTTTTTCTTCCTCACTTATAATCTTTCTTTGTTTGGAAGCTTTAGAGTGATAAACAAACTGTTTGTTGCTCAAATTGAGAACTAACGAGGAATCCAATGAAAGACCACGATTGGTTTGAAGTTTTCCATTCATATTGTTTCCACTCAATTGTGGCACATCAAAAATGACACCCAATGAAGTCTTCGAACCAACAGTGATTATAGATACAACTGTTCCTTTCGACATGATTGGAACCTTTCCGAAATCTTGCACATATTCAACACGATCACCTaaatcaaacttttgatcACTTAACAACTGGTAAGATTCGCTGGCATTAAGGATTGCGTTTCTGGGAACACCCCTAATATCTTTGTTAATCATAGGCACTTGACTTAAGACGTAATTTTCCATGTATTGCTCAATAGAAGCAAAACTGAATTTAGTAAATGATTGACTTTCTAGAGAAACTGGGATCAAATCAGCCTTGACTTCTTTCAACCATTTTTTAACTTCTTGAATTTCATCCGCATCTGACACATCCTTCAAGTTTGGAATATCTGATCCTTTCAATTGAGACAATTTGGCGAACAACTTTGGAAACTTTTGCTTGTAAGTTTGGATCAAGTTAATCGCCAATGGAGAAAACTCCCAAAACTTTCCGTTAGCCAGTTGTCTGGTATATCCCAACactttttgtcttttgctttgaaatttcaactcTAATCcaatattgatttttttattaCCATCTTGGATCATATACTGACTTGTGATTTTTGACAACAAAAGGGGATTGATTCCAAGCTTCTTACCAACATCAAACGATGGGACATAGCTGATCTGTTTCGCTTCAATGCTTTGTCTCCTCTTTCCGATATTGGGTTCAGCCACTGAAGAGATTTTTGAGACTTTAATACTCAATTTATCGCCAGAATAACCGACAACTTGTGCTGGAGCTCCATATCCTAAATCACCAAGGAAAATAACCTGGGAGCGCAATGGAAATTCCTCTTCAACTGGCAAGGGTGGTCTGGTAGCAAATCTTTGATCCTTGTGAGTAACATCCTTAACAATCAACTGCAATGggaaaatttcaacatccTTAGAGTATGTCTTGACGTATGCACCTTTCAGGTTTCTAATCAACCCATTCACAGCCTTTACATGGACCAATACTTCGATTTGTCCAAGTTTCACACCTTTTGTCTTGTCCCAAAAgtaattcaaattgttacATGTAGAGCGGtatattcttttttcttctggATTCATTTCAGTAGTAACCACATGTTTGAAACCTTTGATATTCCTCACTGACTCATAACTGTTTTCGCCATCTTCAACTCTCACAACCTTGCACTCTCTCAAAAACGGCCAGTTGCCATAAATCAATCTACCGGCAAAGCTTTGGGCAAATTGATGCAGAGTCATATCTGACCACACATTCTCCACGTTCAAAACCATGGATTCcgatttggatgaaaagTTAAATACCTTCACTTCATTCAATGCCAACTCAAAAGTGAAGGGAATTGACTGTAAGGTTGGGAACCCAGCCAGTAGATCAGTACCGGTACGTGCTTCTTCTAATTTACCAATCTTAGGTTCCACTACTTCGGGTAAAACAAACACTGTCTCATAACATTTGTCATGCTCTATATCGTGGAAAAATCCCGGCAATGGCGAAGGATAcactttatcaatttgtgGGTTGttaataaatttgatattatttCCATAAgaatttctctttgtttcttcagGTGTCAACTTTGATTCAATAGGCTTCAAAGCGTCAAGCAactttttttcatcaacaaaatccaatAAAACAACAGCCTCCCAAGAAGCTGTCTTACCATTCATATCGATGTCTACCTCGTGTGGGTAGAAACCAATAATGGGCGATTTTTCATCTGTCATTAATGGTCTGTATACAGCTGGCATTAATTTTTTGGATCTTGCTGGAAGCACAGCCATCAATTGCTCAAATGGTTTGAAcggttttgatttttcaaatgtaatATCAACTCCTTTCTTAATTAATTCTTCTAACCCGACAGAAATGTCTGAGATCCTTGGAGCATAGTGGTATCTGTAATAGAAATTCCATGATGGACAACCGCgataataataatacaaGACCCATTGTAACCCTTCAATGTAATGCTCGGTCATCTCGgtcaatttttctttgttgtcAATAGAAAAGTTCAACTTTTCTTCGTAGTAATTGTTTTTCCATGACTTGAATTTCTCTTCATACACACCCTTGGTTTCACCAAGAACATCCTGACTTTCAACTAAATTTGCCGTTTGATACGACTTGACAGCCTTTCTTAATTCACTAATACGTTCGTCGTAATCCTCTTCCGATTCTGATGGTGACAACCCGTCAATGTCCAACTTGGCCACATAAGCATCATctaattttgaatgaataaTCAAAAACCCGGCTTCCAATGCAAACTGCTTGagaaattccaaatttttctcCACGTCCTCtttgttcaacttcaaagtTGGCAATTTCTCTTCATTGTCCAATTGAATAAGTTTGCTGACAGGATGACTCGAGACTTCCATAAGCCAAGGCTTGATAAAGCcaaccaatttcttttgttccttcaagatcaacaatttaccaattttttttctctttttctctcCTGATATAGAAACATCGTCAAGTTTCTTGTTGAAccattcaacatcaacctCTCTCTCCTCAAAATTTTCgaattcaaaatcagacAAATGGTGGACCCAAATGTTCAACCTCctcaaatttattttacCATCCTCGTTGATGTACCCGTCAGATTGAAGTAAACTTTGTTTAAATGTTGATATCAATAAAGGAAATGCACCTTTGTTCAAATGCAAATCAGGTAGATGGGGTAAAAAATCATTACCAATGACGTACATGATAAGAATAAAATCATCCAAAACTTTTTCGAAATCATACTCAAAGCTAATCTGTTCCTCAACCTCTTTGAActccaattccaaatacTCTCTCACTAATGATAAATGtaaaagaaagaatttTTGATCAGTGACGTCCTTTGGCCCCGAAGAGCTCTTGCGGTTTCCAAAGGTAACCTCCTCACGCAACAATGCAAAATGAGGATCATGACTTACTAATCCCAACATGATCAAATCTGCGTCCAATCCGTAAATACAATGCCTCAAGTTAGGGTCATAACCGTCTTGAGATCTGACAGCTCTGATGAATTCTTGAATCTTGTGTTCACCTTCCCCTGGAACTTCGTGACCACTcaatacaatttcaatatttgcCCACCTTGAGTCCTCTGTTATCTTCTTATGCACAAAGTACTTTAAGTTTTCCGTCAATTTAGCCATAAATTCGGTACCTGGTGTGATCGAGTTGGAATCAAAGGGATCCTCCTTTGGAAGCTCATCGCCGTTTTCAATAgcttttttcaaattaatTTCCGCTTCGTATGCAGTTCTGAATCTCCTTGctctttgttgattcatcTTTGCTCTTGGTGCAACGCCATCAATTGCCATGTAAAATGTCTTTTTCGGTTTAATTATGCTGAATAAATGATCAatataattgaatattGCAGCGTACATTTGATCATCTGATATGCGTGTTATTGAACCGTCGTTGGAGTGAGTACACGTGTGCAAGATTGAGTTCATATCAAGATACAAGTTGTCAAACTCGGGTATTTGCTtctcatcaatcaattgcgAGATCAAGGGCCATCTTTCCGATATAAATCTAAAAAACTTAGGAATACCTGGATTATGTTAGTACGTGTTTTCAACATGAAAGTATGGTAAATAAACATACCCATTTTGTAATTCTGCTAATGTATGCTCTATGTGGATGTATTCAAAGCAAAAGTGCCTTCTAAAGATGTCGAAGCTTTTTACGAAAAAATCCGACACATTATATTTGGAAGAAAGTTTACTTTCTGAGACACACGATTGTATGGAGAAATGGTAAACGCACACGACTTTGTCAAAAATCAAGACATATATTCTTTGATTGTACAAACATAAAAAAGCCAACCAACTAGAGAATTAAAACCAAACAACCCAGATCCTGCCATGCCAGTGAATtccatttcaattttaaagtATGGGTTGTAAATTAATTGAACAGAGTCTGCACCAGGAAATAACCCATAATGTATAAGACCAACACAGTTAAACACTTTACAATTAAAGCACTTCCAAACCCTTTTCATCGCAAACACCACGATAGACTTTGGCATATTCTGAGAACTTCTTAAAGACAAGTTTTGACAGAAATTGTATTTGCTTTCCCACTAAGGAATCTTTGGACCAAAACAGAGCTCCCCATTTTGCATAGGTCGAGAGTTGCAACCCCGCACTCTTTCGCCACTTTGGGTACAACTTTGCAATACTCATGACAGCTTTGCGGCTAGCCTTGTTTGATCTTCGAAGACCATGCCTTCCAGCCTTTATCCATTTTTTTCCTAACCTCCTCAAGAGCCCTGAAGCAGTATTGCCATGCTTGATGGAAACCTTAACTGATTTGTCAAAAACTACTGCCACACCTGCACTCGAGGTGCGCAACCAAGCGTCCAATGTGTCCACTGAAGTCCTTGTGTAACTAGATAAGTTTTTAGCAAAAATCTTCCCATTGTTAGATGCATAGCCCACGCTATACTTTCCATATTTCGACGCTATGTCACTTCCCTGTGAAGCGAGTTCCTTCAAGGTGCCAAATCCATTCTTTGTAAACCTGCTTGCCTCCTCAAACCAATGCTCGGCATTTTTATTCGCCAACATCAATGAATTCTGGGCCTTGCTCAACCAGTTATTAGCAATAGGCACCGCGCCTGTCACGGCTTTGTTGGCGCACTCACGCAAAAAGACTACTCTGGGCTCCAAATTAGCTCTCATTTGCTTTCCATAGTTTACAAACCGATTCACCTTCAACTTTTTATGGCCAAATGGAAAAAAGTTGCTATTGGTCACCGGTGCCTCTTGGTAGACAAAGTTATCCCAGCAATAGttgagtttttcaaatgttgtcATCGGTTTCGTTTCTTTAGTAGCTATCAACTGATGAATTGCATAAACTGTTGGTATTAGGCCAACTAAAATAGCAAAAAGGTAGTAATAAAGATATTCAGAATGggtattcaaaaattgttgtacAGCATTAACTATTCTCATTTTGGTGGAATCGGTGCTTCTTTTGCGGTTTGCGTCCTTCAGTGTTTCTGCATTTGAATTCAGCTTGTCAATTGGCATCTCTTGAGGCTCTATATTTTCTCTTGCTTGTAATTCTATTGTGTCTTCCAAATCGGTATCTACCTCCGCAGAAGTTG encodes the following:
- a CDS encoding Cox19 cytochrome c oxidase assembly protein is translated as MASGAPGGNFRTWTPTPPERGSFPLDHDGECKEQMMKYLKCMKFTENKNAPNCRILAKDYLKCRMDNQLMDKSDWDSLGLINLPGDKENHSKTNPAGEEKTKPRN
- a CDS encoding Kem1 5'-->3' exoribonuclease yields the protein MGIPKFFRFISERWPLISQLIDEKQIPEFDNLYLDMNSILHTCTHSNDGSITRISDDQMYAAIFNYIDHLFSIIKPKKTFYMAIDGVAPRAKMNQQRARRFRTAYEAEINLKKAIENGDELPKEDPFDSNSITPGTEFMAKLTENLKYFVHKKITEDSRWANIEIVLSGHEVPGEGEHKIQEFIRAVRSQDGYDPNLRHCIYGLDADLIMLGLVSHDPHFALLREEVTFGNRKSSSGPKDVTDQKFFLLHLSLVREYLELEFKEVEEQISFEYDFEKVLDDFILIMYVIGNDFLPHLPDLHLNKGAFPLLISTFKQSLLQSDGYINEDGKINLRRLNIWVHHLSDFEFENFEEREVDVEWFNKKLDDVSISGEKKRKKIGKLLILKEQKKLVGFIKPWLMEVSSHPVSKLIQLDNEEKLPTLKLNKEDVEKNLEFLKQFALEAGFLIIHSKLDDAYVAKLDIDGLSPSESEEDYDERISELRKAVKSYQTANLVESQDVLGETKGVYEEKFKSWKNNYYEEKLNFSIDNKEKLTEMTEHYIEGLQWVLYYYYRGCPSWNFYYRYHYAPRISDISVGLEELIKKGVDITFEKSKPFKPFEQLMAVLPARSKKLMPAVYRPLMTDEKSPIIGFYPHEVDIDMNGKTASWEAVVLLDFVDEKKLLDALKPIESKLTPEETKRNSYGNNIKFINNPQIDKVYPSPLPGFFHDIEHDKCYETVFVLPEVVEPKIGKLEEARTGTDLSAGFPTLQSIPFTFELALNEVKVFNFSSKSESMVLNVENVWSDMTSHQFAQSFAGRLIYGNWPFLRECKVVRVEDGENSYESVRNIKGFKHVVTTEMNPEEKRIYRSTCNNLNYFWDKTKGVKLGQIEVLVHVKAVNGLIRNSKGAYVKTYSKDVEIFPLQLIVKDVTHKDQRFATRPPLPVEEEFPLRSQVIFLGDLGYGAPAQVVGYSGDKLSIKVSKISSVAEPNIGKRRQSIEAKQISYVPSFDVGKKLGINPLLLSKITSQYMIQDGNKKINIGLELKFQSKRQKVLGYTRQSANGKFWEFSPLAINLIQTYKQKFPKLFAKLSQLKGSDIPNLKDVSDADEIQEVKKWLKEVKADLIPVSLESQSFTKFSFASIEQYMENYVLSQVPMINKDIRGVPRNAILNASESYQLLSDQKFDLGDRVEYVQDFGKVPIMSKGTVVSIITVGSKTSLGVIFDVPQLSGNNMNGKLQTNRGLSLDSSLVLNLSNKQFVYHSKASKQRKIISEEEKVARIKAAQAKKLSKPQPRAPSDEKNKASNPLSASAQANEKVEPKSKGSNELLSLLRKKQSDESNDSSKATKIAEESQDEQNQMHNPQAAKQIYSQIFSNVMSEGNHPVNGGHYAASAQNGSQYGQPIPPAPYGFAPGAYYQQPPYSASSSAFTPQYTQPQQPTPGFKGGSAAESSGENRQPNAIDRFLNAAKKSEVNVKEDQKGKEDNKK